One Glycine max cultivar Williams 82 chromosome 8, Glycine_max_v4.0, whole genome shotgun sequence genomic window, ATATGATGTGATTCGAGGACTAACTAGGTGAAAGTTGGTGGGCATGTAACACCCCATGAGAATCATATCAGAATGAGAAGGATGAAGAGGTTGTACAAGTGTGAGGTTGTATAGTTGAGGAtgacttaaagaaattaattgatacTATTTATTCCAACAAAATCTATCTACTTTTTCTTTAGCGTATCATCTAAGAACTCCACAATCAAGTATGTTTGGCTTGGAATAGTTATGAAACAAGTGACCTTCTAGgaagttttccaaaaaaaaacctGTGAGCGAGTACAAAGCACACTATTAAGTCTCATGTTGATTTATGGGAACAATTATTTATCCTAAAAGCAGATGAAACAAATTGTTGAGATCTCAGTAAGACTACGTACGGAGAGTTTTGACCAATAAAAAAGTTGTGTAAAGTGTTGTAGAGTGTGAGTTGTCAAGACACTAATTCTTAGGGATGTTACAACAAGCCTCCTTGGCTTGAATCCTCCTTCACTCACCTCGACAAGGTCCATGGCACCACCGCCTCGCACTAGATCCGCACATCCAAGCCAGATAGTAACCAAAAACTAATCAAACCCCTACAAATTAAAAACTAGACCCAAAGAAGGACAAGGGAAGtaaaagaggaagaaggatacatgaaattaaaataagaaaggataataggaaagaaaaacacttgtattgataaatatgaagtgtacaatacatcttttggctttttaggcctacTAGACCTTAACTAAGGGTTTAACTTCTCATAGTCACAATGGGCCTTACACTTGAAAAGGGGTATAGAAATTGATGGAGGAGAAGGGatgaaaaaatgatataaaaagaaGGATTTTTCCTATTTGAGATGCTCAAGCCTaggatgtattcattagagagcTTTGAGTctcctggttggtgtttttatTCCTtggtttgattctttttttatagttgttggagTAGACTTGGGTCTGatgccaaaaatattttttattcatatttttgatgtttttttggatctttttcacttttaatctctctttttttatatttgcaattcataaataaaaaatatcaattcctaatatttaagcaaaaaataactactaaatcaatatttttaaaaatatttttaatatatttttattataaaaaataactcatatttaaccGTTATCAGTTATTCCtactaaaataatattcttgGTCCTTTTACACATAATTCTCCTTATTAGGAAACCCACATTAGAACCCAATAACTCCATGAGTTTTATGTACTTTGTGATGAATAATAATGATTACTTTAGTTACTAGATATGAATTTCTATGAGAGCATGTTTTATCAACGGATTGTACATGGTTGGACTATTCTAACTTTAGTACATTTCCAAGTTTGCATCTTGGCCTAATTTTATTCTATTGAGAAACATTTGTAGAACGTGAATCCTTTGTATGGTTTTATGATATAAGAATTGTTTAAACTAGCTAGTCCATGATCATATGTGCTGTatattttggtaatttttttaactcagaATTGTGAGAAAGAGGAGAAGAAATTTTATttgcattttgaaaaaaatactatatttacATGATTGTTCTTTATTCAGTGTTAGTCTAAATAATGAAGAATGCATTTTAGGTCTAAAAGAAAAGGTGTTGGTTTATAACATAGACTACTTTTAGtcctatatatttataaaaaataatatattttacactATAACTTATTTCTTATGTATAGGAAAAtaatatcttctaattttaagtGGGTTTAACAAATAGCAacccccatatatatatatataatcaaacatAAGAGAATAACAAAATGTCAAAAACACCAATCTTCCAATTTAGTGTAGCATATCGTTACAAAAACAATAACAGGTTAtgattgaaatgaaaatatttagcCCCTTATTTACTATTGTAATGCAATCAGCTTAGCCTataaatgatattatataaCACATTAATTCTTAGATAGAATTTTTATTGtgttgtttgtttctcttattTAATGGCATGCTAtgcaaaacatgtttttattgtactataacaaaattatagtaattaattagTATCTGTATATGATTGTATTTTCTATATTACCTGtgatttaatataattgttcTCAAATCTAATGAATTGGTTTTCTATGATCACCGTCGTCATTACTTTTAATTCTTATTCATTAATCTTGagatattgttgttcatggtTTTCTATCATCACCGTcgtcattatttttaattcttatagttgTCATGTAgtcttattaattaattgatagatGCTTTGAATTGttatatattctttattatttagtCATTAATGTATCtagtctattttaattttatcattatgcATGAATTtaacttctttattttttttttgtgaagaacGAAGGAATTTAACTTatactccaaaaaaaaattcttttattttttgtatactATGACGTTGacatattaaaaatcattttggtTATGATGATGATAAATTATGATGGGTTATTATGATAGATTTCCAACATATTATTTGTATTAGTTAAAACATTACAATTTTAAACTCAAGTtggcaaaaaagaagaaaaaaaattatataacttatGAGTTGTGATGTTTGACAATCTTGGATTTGCCTTCTTCAAATTATCCATGCTAAGTATTCATAAtatactctctttttttttttgcaggtaTATTTCTGTAGATTTGGATGACATACGCAAGGATGTTGAATGCCCAATCTGCTTAGGTATGTGTGCgttgtttttaaagaaataaaatttaaattacatatagcattttttaaaattttttattcatctttaGTCCACAACTGCAATACATAATGggaaacaacaataacaacaaaaaggCCGTAATACATAATATCACCTCATAATTTGTGCACAATTTTAagtgtttctctctcttctcgTCCGTCCAATTTGGGCGTACTGAAATTTTGGGAAGCATCCattgtaattttctttcttgcccTATTTTCTTGCTAACCAAAgagaagaatttttttctttcaaaaacattgTAATCCTTTCCCttctctcctcttcctcctATAACAAACGGAGTGTTAAGCTTTAAACTCAGTGTGTAGGTGATCGATCTATCTACATCATCCACTATTGTCAGTCATCTGTGCTAATGGACCTCTTCTCTTACAACAAATAAATCATTTcataatcaatataattatattttagtttattctgttttgcatttctctttctttcttggtCTAAAACTCATCACATGCTTTGCCTTAGTTgaacaagaatttttttaaaatatgtcacACGAATAAGACTAAAAACATTCTGATCTAATCTATATGACCCTTTACACTTGGTTTCTTTGTGCTTAACTCACGGTTCTTGTATGATCTAATTCCTTAAAATTGCTTTCTAccttttcttgaatcttaagAGCCAAGAATTACCCTTATATTAATACACTAATTactaaaactgttttttttttattttatggattgGAGCCACAAAAGAGAAGGTGGTCATCATTACGAATTTGACTCTTCATAGCAATCCGACATAGATTAGGGAGATTGGTACCTAGAAGAGAAGAACACCCACTTTGAATTTGATTTCTTGTAGTTTGAGTAACACGAGTATTTGTAGAACCCATAATATTTATGCATGTATTAAACATATGCACAAGAGATACTTTGCAACTATAACTTTATGAAATTGTAAGTTCTTAAATGGTGAGATGAATAAGTAGATACAGGTATGTTCGCAATTAAATCAAGTTTAGCTATTCTATATTTCCAGCAAAGAATATACAGGGAAGGAGAATAATTAAAGCAGATAGAAGTAGTCTACAAAGTTTGAATTAGACTGGATCACTATAAACAACACTTAGGAGTTATATGATTGACTTGGCGTTGAAAGAAActagaaaaaaaggagaaaaaggtAGAGGGTTCCAATCTCTTTcactaataaaaactaataaacttTCATATACAAAATTTTCCCATCTTTGGATGGtattcatttttctattttatgtaTCTGCATGCATAAACTTTCAATGACTTTGTGCAATATATGCTAGAATCTGGATCcaactttttattcttttcattattttgatttcccAGTTACTAAACTATATACGTAATAGAATTAATGATTGTCTTATGTTCAGGCATCATCCGAAACACAAGAGTTGTAATGGAATGCATGCATCGCTTCTGCAGAGACTGCATAGAGAAATCCTTTCGCCTTGGGTTTACACTCAAACCACCACcattttttgttacataattAGAATGATTGTGTTTAATTAGTTGCATAATTCTTTTCCCAtttctaattttcaatttactatGGAATGGTTTTATTGCAGTAACAATGAATGTCCTGCTTGTCGTACTCATTGTTCAAGTCGAAGGTCACTAAGGGAAGACCCCAACTTTGATAACTTGATTGGTTTGCTCTATTCCAACATTGACAAATATGAGGAGGAGGTAATATCCATATATGTATTGCATAatggtttgattttattttatttaaaaaaaaatggcaaaaaTCTCATTAGCAATGTTTTGACCCAGGAGTTAAATCTTTCCGAGGACACAAAGAAAAGTATGCAGGTGAGACTGATATCTTAACATTTCTTAAATTTTGTTTCTCATAAATTCTCAAAAGATTGCTCCTAACTTTTTCGGTTTGAGAAGGCTAATGTGGGGATAACCAAACTAGACTTGTTTTTTTGGCTAACTTCAATAAGGTCTAGGAAGGGTTGGACCCATTCATTATGTGGGTATATATATTGAAGTCAAAATATTGACGGGAACAATGTCAACCATAATGATTCTTAAAGTTTTTCAATAAGAAAGTTTGTGTTACCAAAAATATAATAGGAAATGTGTTTCTTccataaactaaataaataggTGATAACTTGAATTAACTCTACTTCAACTAAAAATTCTTATGCTATACGTTAAAAAGGTTTTTGATTGATTTGCCAATTTTAAAACTAAGAACTACTGatatagattaattttttttatcagtaaatattagttattaattttgttagaacTAGTGATATAGATTAGTTGCATCATGTTTGAATAAGTAGCTGCATAAATCAAAACGAGCTACAACATTGTTAAATCAATATATAGAACCACATTTTTTCATAGTCTAGAAGACTAGCTATGCTTGTAATAATTCTTCTAATAATTCGAGGTGGTTTTGAAGAGGATGCAAAAAGCCTATGCCAAGACTTATGAACGACAGAGCATTGCACTGGGAAAGAAGCCTGCTGCTGCAACTTCTACAAAGAGATCAAAAGCTAAATTCTTAAGAAGTTCATCAAGTCGACCAACAAGAAGAAGTCCCAGAAACATTGCTGCTGCATTTGCCGGATCGAGTTCGAGCCGGGAAAGGGCCTTGCCTCCTATTGCTGAAGAGGAAGAAATAGAAGAGGTACCCGACACTGACATAAGTGAGTCAGAGATAGAGGCACAGACTCCTCAACATGTCCCTGCTGCAACAAAAACTGTCCATGGAACAAATGAAGCAGTTAAAGATATCATTAGCTCTGCTGATAAACTTGTGTGGGGAAAGAGTGCTCAAAGGAGTAATAATCGAAGCAATTCTAGGAATGTTGCTGCCTTGAGAAGCAATCGCATAGCGCGATTCATTGATCATCTTAAGGTGTctcaagaaaatgatgatgagGTACGTTGTTTCTTAATCTTAAATTGCCTAATGCCTATTAAATCCAGTATCAATGAGGCACACAGAATTTTGGGTTGTTTACTACTTATAAAAACgacaaattaacataaaataaaaatgatatatttacaACTCTGTTGAACGATTTTATTAGAGGTGACAAAATACATTGAGCAAATAGGTTTAGTGGAACctactagaaaaaaaatgaagtgctTATACTTGACATTTTGAGTCTAAATCAAACaaggttttttttaatccaatccGATCCTATATGGACCAATGTGGGTCTAGCCCACCAAAAActtcaaaaaatgaatttttataagACTTGGACTTCAATTCCCTTTAAAATCTCCTCAATTTTACTTTTGAATTTATGTGTATAACTGTCTTCTCCCTATTCTTTGTTTACCCACCCTGTTTACAATAAAatgtcttattttttctttataattgattattattttctgaTTATCGTTTTTGGATTGAGTATTATACTGAAGCAAATTATGATTATACAATCAATTATTTGGTCAACATAATTTCAGTTGGACATATTTATCAAGCTTGTCTCTTTTGAGGAGAAAAGAGTGCCAAATTTGCCAAGGCCATACCTTAGCTGCAGGCCTACCCTGTCAATCAAGCAACTGTGCCAGGTTGTTCTCTTCCCATCTCTCTGAAACCTTTCATTTTAGAATATCTCTTATTGGTGTTAatgttgtttttactttttatctaCAGTATGTTGCCCTTGAAACCTCACTACAAactgaagaaattgagttgtacTTGGTGAAAGAGTGTCAACCTGACATTATAAGTGGTGATGGCAAACTAGATGAAGACAACAATAAGTTTGAATTTCTAGCTGAAGAGGAAGTAACAATGGCTCAACTCAAAACTAATAATCTCAGCTTTGGCCATCTGGTAATTAATTT contains:
- the LOC102666848 gene encoding putative E3 ubiquitin-protein ligase RING1b, which translates into the protein MPNPRNKQKLPQDASSDVFLGLQSQSTVHDDTEKYISVDLDDIRKDVECPICLGIIRNTRVVMECMHRFCRDCIEKSFRLGNNECPACRTHCSSRRSLREDPNFDNLIGLLYSNIDKYEEEELNLSEDTKKSMQRMQKAYAKTYERQSIALGKKPAAATSTKRSKAKFLRSSSSRPTRRSPRNIAAAFAGSSSSRERALPPIAEEEEIEEVPDTDISESEIEAQTPQHVPAATKTVHGTNEAVKDIISSADKLVWGKSAQRSNNRSNSRNVAALRSNRIARFIDHLKVSQENDDELDIFIKLVSFEEKRVPNLPRPYLSCRPTLSIKQLCQYVALETSLQTEEIELYLVKECQPDIISGDGKLDEDNNKFEFLAEEEVTMAQLKTNNLSFGHLVIAYKRKRWNLNEGLFLG